CAGCAGTCCTCACAAACGGTCAGAGATTTAACACTTTACAACGTGAGTttaaccagaaagagaaaaactagtGGATTACTTACATAAAGCTGCTAACAAGAGAAAACTGGGCCTCTTCCCACCGGTTAATTTGGCGTCAGTTTTAAAAGGCGCTGTtttaataagatttaaaaaaacattttctaacacaTCAATATGTTTTGAAAACTGTCATTTCATTTGCAGCTATCAGAAAACTTTTCCAAAGTCTTAAAAATTGATGTAACTAATTTGTCTTCCATATTGTGTCAAATATTGCTTATgtggcatttcttttttaaacatcatttttaaagagTAAGCTTATTGTTTAAAACATTAAAGCAGAAAACTATTTAAGAGAACTAGTAAAAAAAATCCCACACTCTCACTCCCAGATTCTTTTCTAGCCGCCCTCTCGCCCCGATCTACCACCTTCGCCCATTTTAATGCTAGACAGGACTCCAAGGGAAATGGTGGACTGTAGGATATTGGGGGGAAGAGAGGAGGTGAAATTGGAAGCAGGAGAAAGAGATGATTCCCCAAAGAAGGAGAAATTGTCTATTCACCCCGAGAGGCTGATTCTCCCTGGTAACCCGAGAAAGGCGAATAGAAACTGCAGGAAGAAGATACCAGTTTTATTGTCTCTGATTGgcaaatatgaaagaaaagattGACAGCATCAAATGGAGGGAACGCAGGGGGCGGGCTGCAGTGTTAAATGGGAGGAGTAACCGAGGACTCGAGCTCATTGATGACGCGGCCCTCACGTGACCAGGAGTCGACGTGTGCAGAAGTCCTTATAGTCCAGGGCCTGTTTCCCAGGAGCAGCTCCCTATAGCTGGAGAAGAAAAGTGCCCGGGATCCTTTCAGGTCAGTATAAAGCCGGGCGCTGCCTTCGGGACGCTGGGGTCTAGAAGTCAGATAGCAGAAACCGAGCGTAGCCGGTACCACTTTCCTAACACCACGGTTCCGCTCAACTTCCATTTTTGTGCGGGGAATTTTGGGCAGTTTGAgggtggagaaggagaaggataGCTAATTGAGGATCCCAAGAGAGACACAGGAACAATTTAGGAACAACTTGAGTCGCTCACTCTCTGCCTGAAGGGAACCGGTGGGCACCGGGGAGGGAGGGCGGGGTTGCCTTTAAAGGATCGCGACGATGAGGACGTGGGGAAACTTTTAGACGAACAAGGCCTAGAATCGTTAAAGGGACCCGTGATTCAGGTACTGACCTCCTCACAGAGCAGTCTTGTCGGTCTGCAGGACTCTTGGTCTTTGGGGAGCGACCCAAATCGactgagggaagagggaggaaaattccctggatcccTGCAGGTCAGTGCAAAGGTGCAGTTGCCTCCtgttcctgggggtgggggtgggggggtgagtGCGGATGACACCGAAGCCCATCCCGGGGTCACTGCAGCCTCTCCCCATCCGGATGAAGCGCCAGAGGCCTGTGCAGAGCCTGCAGCGGAAATGGGGCGGGGGAAGGGGGAGACTGGAGAGATGTGGAAGGCGGAGGGGAGGCCAGAGACTGGACCAGCCGGTCTCAGGTGAGAGGTAGGAGGTTGGAATGGCTTGGGAAAGCCTAAAAGGGCGGGAGTGTTGGAGATCGGAGGCGAGGGAGGGGTTAATTGCTTCCGCGCTTCTCGCTGCTCCCTGCTCCTGTTTCGGTGCTAGGAGAGGCCTGTAGCAGGGCCTGCTgggaaatggtgggctggagcgCGAGGAGAGAAGATGGAGCTGGAGCGGGAgggggagggtgaggagggggagagaggggcgGAGCCAGGGGAGTTCGGAGCCTGAGGATCTAGCCTTTTCCAGTTGGAAAACTTTGACAGTTAGGAGACCTAAATGAGAAGAAGCCTGTCTCTATGGAAACCCATACTCTAGCTGCTGGTTCATTTGCCTGGCATCTAGTTGTTCTGTTCCCTTGTTTTCCAGGGTTAATTtattcaaaaaggaaatcaaaaaatacTCAACATGCAAAAGTCttgtggagaaaatgaaagaaaaccacaGAACATGCCAAAGGCTGAGGAAGACCGCCCTTTGGAAGCTGTACCACAGGAGGCAGAAGGAAATCCTCAACCTTCTGAAGAAGGTGTAAGCCAGGAAGCAGAAGGAAACCTTAGAGGAGGGCTGACTCAGCCTGGTCAGGGATATAAAGAGGACACTCCCGTTAGGCATTTGGACCCTGAAGAAATGATAAGAGGAGCAGATGAGTTGGAAAGGCTTAGGGAAGAGATAAGAAGAGTAAGAAACAAGTTTGTGATGATGCATTGGAAGCAAAGACATTCACGCAGCCGTCCTTATCCCGTGTGCTTTAGGCCttgaattcttctttttttctgatattaaaatcTTGCCCCAGCTTTCTGTTAGcatttcctgatgtatctgtgacttttgctttatttttaatcatctgGTGGAGTTTTGTTTTAGGTATAGTTTCCTTGTTTTCAGCATCTGCATTTTGTATTTTGACACATTCTCTAGGTCTATTTTTCGATTGGGAAATTTCGCACATatgcatgaaaatatgttcatttcatattgtaaagtaaaacataaCAGGTTACAAAGCAGCATATTTAGTACCAGCTCACATATGTAGGAGAAAGTCTCaaattgtgtgtgtgcgcgcgtgtgtatacatacatgcatatatcagAAATCTAACTGTGCTTGtttctgtgtgcttttttttttgcttatatgtattttttaatgaacacatcacacacacaaagagaattaaagtttttttattaattaagagTCAATCAAATAATTTGCAACCAGCTTATAAGGGCAATGGGGGCACTTAAACTCTTGataaaagaactattaaaaaaatgtaaacctCGAAATACTTCTGGATCTCTTAGCCAGAGGAATAAAACTGGCAATTATTACAGATACACTTGCTTAAGACTTGATCTTTTCATGGGAAAACACTCATCTCACAGGGCTGCTGTGGGGAAGAAATGAGGTGACTGAGCTGTACTTGGTGGGCTCTTGTTCCCACCTAGGCATATAGAACCCCAACCCATTGTAGAACATCAGTTTTGAGGGAGGGTCCTAGTGTGACTTAACCTGTGCTCAGGAACAAGTCCAAtaggcagggaggtggggtctTCCATGCCAGGCCTCTGCTGTTGAGCTCCACCCCTGGTTTCCCTGGGTCCTGCCATGCCTGCTGGGCACTGGAGTCCGCCAGTGCCAAAACCCCACTGAGTTTCCTGGTGTCCCCAGTGGGTTGAATCCCTACTCTTGTCTTCTGAATCTCTCTCTGCTTTATAACGATGCTTAACACAGcgggaggacttcccaggtggcctgaggggtaaagaatccgcctctaatgcaggagacacaggttcgatcccttggtcgggaagatcccctggagaaggaaatggcaacccactctagtattcttgcctgaaaaatcctatggacagaagagcctggcgggttatagcccagggggttgcaaagagtcagacatgacttagcaactaaaaaacaacaaccacttGGGGGCTGTTCCAGGATTGCATGGGCCACAGTGTGATGCAGAATTCTTAACAATAGTCCCATCCAATTTCAACCACAGGATACCTCAtccctaggagtcagacatgatgagtCCATTTTGGGAATTGGGCTAGAGTTCAAATTTGAGTAAAAGATGCCACTCTACAGTCAG
The genomic region above belongs to Ovis canadensis isolate MfBH-ARS-UI-01 breed Bighorn chromosome X, ARS-UI_OviCan_v2, whole genome shotgun sequence and contains:
- the TCEAL8 gene encoding transcription elongation factor A protein-like 8, with protein sequence MQKSCGENERKPQNMPKAEEDRPLEAVPQEAEGNPQPSEEGVSQEAEGNLRGGLTQPGQGYKEDTPVRHLDPEEMIRGADELERLREEIRRVRNKFVMMHWKQRHSRSRPYPVCFRP